Proteins found in one Halogeometricum rufum genomic segment:
- a CDS encoding SDR family NAD(P)-dependent oxidoreductase, translating to MPTFSEDALGGESVVVTGATGGIGWSVAERAAKAGAGVLATGRDTDRLEEIDDRLAEVDASGRTTTHEADITNEAERVELASKAEQMGVTMLVNAAGITGSRTDFEDLSQHEVAEILDLNFVSTLRFTQELYRSMKDRSGGAIVNIASLSGLRGTYKSIPYCSSKFALVGFTQSLALEAIEHDIRVNAVCPGWVDTEMGREGIRSKAEAHGRAYDEQLERELDAIPSKRMSTPDDVANAVVYLLSDASENIVGESLKISGGSVLR from the coding sequence GCGCAACGGGAGGCATCGGGTGGAGCGTCGCCGAACGAGCAGCGAAGGCGGGCGCTGGTGTACTCGCAACCGGGCGCGATACGGACCGATTAGAAGAGATCGACGACAGACTCGCGGAAGTCGACGCTTCAGGGCGGACAACGACACACGAAGCCGACATCACGAACGAGGCCGAGCGGGTCGAGCTTGCTTCGAAAGCCGAGCAGATGGGCGTGACGATGCTGGTGAATGCAGCCGGGATCACCGGTTCTCGAACAGACTTCGAGGACCTCTCACAGCACGAGGTGGCGGAGATTCTCGACCTCAACTTCGTATCCACACTACGGTTCACACAAGAACTCTACAGGTCGATGAAAGACCGTAGTGGAGGTGCGATAGTGAATATCGCATCCCTCTCGGGGCTTCGCGGGACGTACAAGTCGATTCCGTACTGCTCCTCGAAGTTCGCGTTGGTCGGATTCACGCAGTCGCTGGCGCTCGAAGCGATCGAACACGATATCAGGGTCAACGCAGTCTGTCCCGGATGGGTCGATACCGAGATGGGGAGAGAGGGCATACGGTCGAAAGCGGAGGCTCACGGGCGGGCGTACGACGAGCAACTCGAACGTGAACTGGACGCGATTCCGTCGAAGAGAATGTCGACACCAGACGACGTCGCGAACGCTGTGGTGTACCTGCTAAGTGATGCATCCGAGAATATCGTGGGGGAATCGCTGAAGATTTCGGGCGGCTCGGTGCTTCGTTGA
- a CDS encoding ester cyclase, whose amino-acid sequence MTRPKRDRMAISRQDFTRVWGQQDVDAIDDIYASDFRGHGFPVGRTFTRAQYRRTVELFQRAFADCWIDLEAMHADSEFVYASWRFYGTPAGPAASDRGAESVLSFSGSGRHRHRGGKVVEVWLDVNWSSIVPQLGRTYTSRIRRVFADGLRG is encoded by the coding sequence ATGACCAGGCCCAAACGCGACCGGATGGCCATCAGCCGTCAAGATTTCACTCGCGTGTGGGGGCAGCAGGACGTGGACGCGATCGACGACATCTACGCGTCCGACTTCCGCGGACACGGGTTCCCGGTCGGCCGGACGTTCACGCGGGCGCAGTATCGGCGGACCGTCGAGTTGTTCCAGCGCGCGTTCGCCGACTGTTGGATCGACCTCGAAGCGATGCACGCCGACAGCGAGTTCGTCTACGCGTCGTGGCGGTTCTACGGCACGCCCGCGGGACCCGCTGCCAGCGACCGAGGAGCCGAGTCGGTGCTCTCGTTCTCCGGGAGCGGCCGGCACAGACACCGCGGGGGGAAAGTCGTCGAGGTTTGGCTCGACGTGAACTGGTCCTCGATCGTACCCCAGTTAGGGCGGACGTACACCAGCCGGATTCGGCGAGTATTCGCCGACGGACTCCGAGGATGA
- a CDS encoding aminoglycoside phosphotransferase, translating into MSQNAENESETSGLTKLRLGFQVLYSAVFVVLFVGVGAAPGNWNLPFGVAFAAFTVYWAFRDDVERRLSRPQEWAVFAFAVCGVLLGIAVERGELTDGVLLGFGGAVGVAVLFGYRAVERR; encoded by the coding sequence ATGAGTCAGAACGCGGAGAACGAGTCCGAAACGAGCGGTCTGACGAAGCTTCGACTCGGGTTTCAGGTCCTCTACTCGGCTGTTTTCGTGGTTCTGTTCGTCGGCGTGGGAGCGGCACCGGGAAACTGGAACCTCCCCTTCGGTGTCGCCTTCGCGGCCTTCACCGTCTACTGGGCGTTTCGCGACGACGTCGAACGACGCCTCAGCAGACCCCAAGAGTGGGCCGTCTTCGCGTTCGCCGTCTGCGGTGTACTTCTCGGCATCGCCGTCGAGAGGGGCGAACTCACCGACGGAGTGCTTCTGGGGTTCGGAGGCGCAGTCGGCGTGGCCGTGCTGTTCGGCTACCGAGCGGTCGAACGCCGGTAG
- a CDS encoding glycerol dehydrogenase — MTRVFGSPESYVQGRGATAEIGDHAASLGGSALLLADGVVLDLVEADATESLESNDIDVETELFEGECSAAEIERVGELASEVDADFVIGAGGGKALDTAKAVGEDLGIGVVSMPTIASTDAPCSALSVIYSEHGEFQEYRFLDRHPDLVLVDTALVASAPTRFFTSGIGDALATWFEADATKRSDSDNVLGGRDTDAGHQLAKFCYDQLRESGVSAVDAVENDAVTPSVESVTEANTLLSGLGFESGGLAAAHAIHNGLTQLEATHEATHGEKVNVGTLSQLVLEGRSDEFVEDVVRFSLDVDLPVTLAEIGLDDPTDDQLTTVAEAACAPDETIHNEPFDVTPEAVRDAIRTADAIGERVSSRY, encoded by the coding sequence ATGACACGAGTCTTCGGTTCGCCCGAGTCGTACGTACAAGGTCGCGGCGCGACCGCAGAGATCGGTGATCACGCGGCGTCGCTCGGCGGTTCGGCGCTGCTTCTGGCCGACGGGGTCGTACTCGACCTCGTCGAAGCCGACGCGACCGAAAGCCTCGAATCGAACGACATCGACGTCGAAACGGAACTGTTCGAGGGGGAGTGTTCGGCGGCCGAAATCGAACGAGTCGGCGAACTCGCATCGGAGGTCGACGCCGATTTCGTGATCGGTGCCGGCGGTGGGAAGGCGCTCGATACGGCCAAAGCGGTCGGTGAGGACCTCGGTATCGGCGTCGTCTCCATGCCGACCATCGCTTCGACGGACGCACCGTGTAGTGCGCTCTCCGTGATCTACTCCGAGCACGGCGAGTTTCAGGAGTATCGGTTCCTCGACCGACACCCCGACCTCGTCCTCGTGGATACGGCGCTGGTCGCGTCGGCACCGACCCGCTTCTTCACGTCTGGAATCGGTGACGCACTGGCGACGTGGTTCGAGGCCGACGCGACGAAGCGCTCCGACAGCGACAACGTCCTCGGCGGACGCGACACGGACGCGGGTCATCAACTCGCGAAGTTCTGCTACGACCAACTCCGCGAAAGCGGCGTCTCGGCCGTCGACGCCGTCGAGAACGACGCCGTGACGCCGAGCGTCGAGTCGGTGACCGAGGCGAACACCCTGTTGTCCGGGCTGGGCTTCGAGAGCGGCGGGCTCGCGGCGGCCCACGCCATCCACAACGGCCTGACCCAACTCGAAGCCACCCACGAGGCGACGCACGGAGAGAAAGTCAACGTCGGGACGCTCTCGCAACTGGTCCTCGAAGGTCGGAGCGACGAGTTCGTCGAAGACGTCGTCCGGTTCTCTCTCGACGTCGACCTGCCCGTGACGCTCGCCGAAATCGGCCTCGACGACCCGACGGACGACCAACTGACGACCGTCGCGGAGGCGGCCTGCGCCCCCGACGAGACCATCCACAACGAACCGTTCGACGTCACGCCAGAAGCGGTTCGCGACGCGATTCGGACCGCGGACGCCATCGGCGAGCGCGTCAGTTCGCGGTACTGA
- a CDS encoding DUF2267 domain-containing protein → MNFDEFTGTIQHRLELPGTGEAVRAIRATLMTLGERIPAGAAEDLAASLPMEIRWYLTGAVAEHGQRFDWQEFVSRVSEIENADPADAAYHARVVVDLVHSQVPPSDFQQLRDQLPESEDDENWRKLFETVDAGGWSEHEA, encoded by the coding sequence ATGAATTTCGACGAGTTCACCGGCACGATTCAGCATCGACTCGAACTGCCCGGCACCGGCGAAGCCGTGCGTGCGATACGCGCGACCCTGATGACGCTGGGCGAGCGAATTCCGGCGGGCGCAGCCGAGGACCTCGCGGCTTCGCTCCCGATGGAGATACGGTGGTACCTGACCGGCGCCGTCGCCGAACACGGCCAGCGGTTCGACTGGCAGGAGTTCGTCTCGCGGGTCAGCGAAATCGAGAACGCGGACCCCGCGGACGCCGCCTATCACGCTCGCGTCGTCGTCGACCTGGTTCACTCGCAGGTCCCGCCGTCGGACTTCCAACAGCTTCGCGACCAACTTCCCGAGAGCGAAGACGACGAAAACTGGCGCAAACTGTTCGAGACCGTCGACGCCGGCGGGTGGAGCGAACACGAGGCGTGA
- a CDS encoding HVO_2922 family protein: MSKATFEVYEDRSGKWRWRLVHDNGNIIADGGEGYASRQKCEQGIESVKRNASDAEVEEVAKPTGDRE; this comes from the coding sequence ATGTCCAAAGCGACGTTCGAGGTGTACGAGGACCGGAGCGGAAAGTGGCGCTGGCGACTCGTCCACGACAACGGCAACATCATCGCCGACGGCGGCGAGGGATACGCCAGCCGTCAGAAGTGCGAGCAGGGTATCGAGAGCGTCAAACGGAACGCGTCGGACGCGGAAGTGGAGGAAGTAGCGAAGCCGACGGGCGACAGAGAGTAG
- a CDS encoding DUF7557 family protein has translation MTYTLEISDELRERLEGHLEEDETCEEFIEELLSMYETGGTFLQEGYSE, from the coding sequence ATGACGTACACACTCGAAATCAGCGACGAACTCAGGGAACGACTGGAGGGACACCTCGAGGAGGACGAGACGTGCGAGGAGTTCATCGAGGAGTTACTCTCGATGTACGAGACCGGAGGGACGTTCCTTCAGGAGGGCTACTCCGAGTGA
- a CDS encoding TlpA family protein disulfide reductase, which produces MPSSYRRSFLGACSTALGVGLAGCAGRFTSSTRTDAASGAAASAGDQLALPSAVSRNDLPDGDVVLKPDGKVVLLNFFTTWCRPCQEEMPAFRRLRAEYDTETFHIVSITPEVDEKLIRKFWTEYEGTWPVVTDPSLVATDRWDANSYPTNLVFDADGTPASGDDPEVRARSFEEFKSVVDPLVAEA; this is translated from the coding sequence ATGCCCTCCAGCTATCGCCGTTCGTTCCTCGGAGCGTGCAGTACCGCTCTCGGTGTCGGTCTCGCGGGTTGCGCGGGCCGGTTCACGAGCAGCACACGAACAGACGCGGCGTCGGGCGCGGCCGCCAGCGCAGGCGACCAACTGGCGCTCCCCTCCGCCGTCTCCCGAAACGACCTCCCCGACGGCGACGTGGTTCTCAAACCGGACGGGAAGGTCGTGCTGTTGAACTTCTTCACGACGTGGTGCCGACCGTGCCAGGAGGAGATGCCGGCGTTCCGTCGACTGCGCGCGGAGTACGACACCGAGACGTTCCACATAGTATCGATCACGCCGGAGGTCGACGAGAAACTCATCCGGAAGTTCTGGACCGAGTACGAGGGAACCTGGCCGGTCGTCACGGACCCGAGCCTCGTCGCGACCGACCGGTGGGACGCCAACAGTTACCCGACGAACCTCGTGTTCGACGCGGATGGAACCCCCGCGTCCGGTGACGACCCGGAGGTCAGAGCGCGGTCGTTCGAGGAGTTCAAGTCGGTCGTCGACCCCCTGGTGGCGGAGGCGTGA